A single Sphingomonas kaistensis DNA region contains:
- a CDS encoding lipopolysaccharide biosynthesis protein, translated as MSEPAAAAAPDNDLAALARGGRINFLGFLLRLAARLPFLFIAGRMYGAEALGRFAYAVLVVEFVAQLATLGLKRGLAQQLSKTDKPHVCVTYDALLVALMAAVLGMAILFAFPRIMFPNSEIYGLEWLLPVAVLALAWSDVMLAALAYRHDVGATVRARAIVEPWTISIAALAFAFISKRDGLIFAYALSMIGALIASAIPFFRTYGRAAGWRPNPSESWNLARRYMPVAAADTVEWASRRIDLAILGLFATPALVGIYYVAQNVASLPSKLKTSFDPILGPVISRSLEDGDRVGVARQIRQVGFWVIAAQAAVALALGIPGEGVMGLVGPVFVAGTAALIFLLGAEVIAATATTSEAALIYVARHRNMMLSLAMLALQAVLTVALILLFRRLGWPPAWQATAPAVALCLALAFAAVTKARLAGKLLGAPVSGWRWPLIWAAAAAIAVGQLTHFMPEWLQLSFGAPLILASFGLIIWLKGFGPEDRLLFKMKKKDIAVDLPAPGTSGQAPR; from the coding sequence TTGAGTGAGCCCGCGGCGGCGGCCGCCCCCGACAATGATCTTGCGGCGCTGGCGCGGGGCGGGCGGATCAACTTCCTGGGCTTCCTACTGCGCCTCGCCGCGCGGCTGCCATTCCTGTTCATCGCCGGCCGAATGTACGGCGCCGAGGCGCTGGGCCGTTTCGCCTATGCGGTGCTGGTGGTGGAGTTCGTCGCGCAACTTGCGACGCTTGGCCTGAAGCGCGGGCTCGCGCAGCAGCTCAGCAAGACCGACAAGCCGCATGTCTGCGTGACCTATGACGCGCTGCTGGTCGCGCTGATGGCTGCCGTTCTGGGCATGGCTATCCTGTTTGCATTTCCGCGGATCATGTTTCCCAATTCGGAGATTTACGGGCTCGAATGGCTGCTTCCCGTCGCGGTGCTGGCGCTGGCGTGGAGCGACGTCATGCTGGCCGCGCTCGCTTATCGCCACGATGTCGGCGCCACCGTGCGCGCCCGCGCCATCGTCGAGCCGTGGACGATCAGCATCGCCGCGCTGGCGTTCGCCTTCATTTCCAAGCGCGACGGCCTGATCTTCGCCTATGCGCTGTCGATGATCGGCGCGCTGATCGCCTCGGCCATCCCGTTCTTCCGCACCTATGGCCGCGCCGCGGGCTGGCGTCCCAACCCGTCCGAAAGCTGGAACCTTGCCCGCCGCTACATGCCGGTCGCCGCCGCCGACACGGTGGAATGGGCCAGTCGCCGCATCGACCTCGCCATCCTCGGCCTGTTCGCGACGCCGGCGCTGGTCGGCATCTATTACGTCGCGCAGAACGTCGCTTCGCTGCCGAGCAAATTGAAGACCAGCTTCGACCCCATTCTCGGCCCGGTGATCAGCCGTAGCCTCGAGGACGGCGACCGGGTTGGGGTTGCGAGGCAGATCCGCCAAGTCGGTTTCTGGGTGATCGCCGCGCAGGCTGCGGTGGCGCTGGCGCTCGGGATCCCGGGCGAGGGCGTGATGGGGCTTGTCGGGCCGGTGTTCGTTGCCGGCACCGCGGCGCTGATCTTCCTGCTCGGCGCCGAGGTCATCGCCGCCACCGCCACCACCAGCGAAGCCGCGCTGATCTATGTCGCGCGGCATCGCAACATGATGCTGAGTCTCGCCATGCTGGCGCTTCAAGCGGTGCTGACCGTGGCGCTGATCCTGCTGTTCCGCCGCCTCGGTTGGCCGCCGGCATGGCAGGCCACCGCACCGGCCGTCGCGCTCTGCCTGGCGCTCGCCTTTGCGGCGGTGACCAAGGCGCGGCTGGCGGGCAAACTGCTCGGCGCGCCGGTCAGCGGCTGGCGCTGGCCGTTGATCTGGGCCGCCGCCGCGGCGATCGCGGTCGGGCAACTGACCCATTTCATGCCCGAGTGGCTTCAGCTCAGTTTCGGCGCGCCGCTGATCCTCGCCTCGTTCGGGCTGATCATCTGGCTGAAGGGCTTCGGACCCGAGGACCGCCTGCTCTTCAAGATGAAGAAAAAGGATATCGCCGTCGACCTGCCGGCACCGGGCACGAGCGGACAGGCGCCGCGCTGA
- a CDS encoding RsmB/NOP family class I SAM-dependent RNA methyltransferase has product MKRPQPRGPEAGVEARRAALRILDRVVRSGQTMDSAVQGLKLEPSDQSLALAIAGETLRRLPLLDRLIDGATRQVLPDDAKARMVLRLALAQRIALNVPDHALVATALPLVEGGPRRLVHGVLGTLLRGSLPGADEGALPATVEERWTGAWGEEAVAAARRAIVRRPPLDLSFRSHEEALAFAAADGGVSLAERHVRLADARPVTSLPGFSEGRWWIQDLSSTLPARMIPADAARVLDACAAPGGKTLQIAAAGHATTALDRSESRLARLRQNLARTGLEAAIVVDDVLGFTPEEPFNAVLLDAPCSATGTFRRHPEVLLRASERIIRESAELQGRLLTAAAQWVRSGGTLVYAVCSLEPQEGEDIIAAFLAGHADYTLAEQRRVLPGELEEQGGMDGFFTARLVRRA; this is encoded by the coding sequence TTGAAGCGGCCGCAGCCAAGGGGTCCTGAAGCCGGGGTCGAGGCGCGCCGCGCGGCGCTGCGCATCCTCGACCGGGTGGTGCGCAGCGGGCAGACCATGGATTCGGCGGTGCAGGGGCTGAAGCTCGAACCGTCCGACCAGAGCCTCGCGCTGGCCATCGCCGGGGAAACGCTGCGCCGCCTGCCGCTGCTCGACCGGCTGATCGACGGCGCAACGCGGCAAGTGCTGCCCGACGATGCCAAGGCGCGGATGGTGCTTCGCCTCGCGCTCGCCCAGCGGATCGCGCTCAACGTGCCCGACCATGCGCTGGTCGCAACCGCTTTGCCGTTGGTCGAGGGCGGCCCGCGGCGGCTGGTGCACGGCGTGCTCGGCACTCTGCTGCGTGGCAGCTTGCCCGGTGCCGACGAAGGCGCTTTGCCCGCCACGGTCGAGGAGCGCTGGACCGGCGCCTGGGGCGAAGAAGCGGTGGCAGCGGCCCGCCGCGCCATCGTCCGCCGCCCCCCGCTCGATCTCAGCTTCCGCAGCCACGAGGAAGCCCTCGCCTTTGCCGCGGCCGATGGCGGCGTCAGTCTCGCCGAACGCCATGTCCGCCTAGCCGACGCCCGCCCGGTAACGAGCCTGCCTGGTTTCAGCGAAGGCCGCTGGTGGATCCAGGACCTCTCTTCCACCCTGCCGGCGCGGATGATCCCGGCCGACGCCGCCCGCGTCCTCGACGCCTGCGCGGCGCCCGGCGGCAAGACATTGCAGATCGCCGCCGCCGGCCATGCCACCACCGCACTCGACCGCTCGGAAAGTCGTCTGGCGCGACTTCGCCAAAATCTTGCCCGCACTGGACTTGAAGCCGCGATCGTCGTCGACGATGTGCTCGGCTTCACGCCGGAGGAGCCCTTCAATGCGGTCCTGCTCGACGCGCCCTGTTCGGCCACCGGCACCTTCCGCCGCCACCCCGAAGTGCTGCTCCGGGCCTCCGAACGGATCATCCGCGAAAGCGCCGAGCTGCAAGGCCGCCTGCTCACCGCCGCCGCCCAATGGGTACGGTCCGGCGGCACCCTGGTCTATGCCGTGTGCAGCCTCGAGCCGCAGGAAGGCGAGGACATCATCGCCGCCTTCCTCGCCGGACACGCCGACTACACCCTCGCCGAACAGCGCCGCGTGCTTCCCGGCGAACTGGAAGAACAAGGCGGAATGGACGGCTTCTTCACCGCTCGCCTTGTGCGCCGGGCCTAG
- a CDS encoding NAD(P)H-dependent glycerol-3-phosphate dehydrogenase produces the protein MKVGVIGGGAWGTALAQVAAQGGETLLWAREPEVAASIADTRENALFLPGVPLSNAIRPTADLSDLASCDVWLVVTPAQHMRQVLETAPGCPKALLLCSKGIEEASGQLLHQVARETCRDAAVMVLSGPTFAHEVAAGLPTALTLAAEIEAEAEAIRARLARPSFRIYLSDDVAGAEVGGAVKNVLAIACGVVEGRGLGQNARAALIARGFAEMTRFGLARGARAETLAGLSGLGDLVLTCSSTSSRNFSLGKGLGQGRPAAELMADRRTVAEGAFTAPVLRRLSEQEGVDMPIVAAVDDLLSGRASVDAVLERLLARPLRLERH, from the coding sequence ATGAAGGTCGGAGTGATCGGTGGCGGCGCGTGGGGCACCGCGCTGGCGCAAGTCGCGGCGCAGGGCGGCGAGACCCTGCTGTGGGCACGCGAGCCCGAAGTCGCCGCCAGCATCGCCGACACGCGCGAAAACGCGCTGTTCCTGCCGGGCGTGCCGTTGTCGAACGCGATCCGGCCGACCGCCGACCTCTCCGACCTAGCCTCTTGCGACGTCTGGCTGGTCGTCACCCCCGCGCAGCACATGCGGCAGGTGCTGGAAACCGCGCCGGGCTGTCCCAAGGCGCTGCTGCTCTGTTCCAAGGGCATTGAGGAAGCCAGCGGCCAATTGCTGCATCAGGTCGCGCGGGAAACCTGCCGCGATGCTGCGGTGATGGTGCTGTCCGGTCCGACCTTCGCGCATGAGGTAGCGGCGGGATTGCCGACCGCGCTGACCCTCGCAGCCGAGATCGAAGCCGAAGCCGAAGCGATCCGCGCCCGCCTCGCCCGGCCCTCCTTCCGCATCTACCTCAGCGACGACGTCGCCGGGGCGGAAGTCGGCGGGGCAGTCAAGAACGTGTTGGCAATCGCCTGCGGCGTGGTCGAGGGCCGCGGTCTGGGACAGAATGCCCGCGCCGCCCTGATTGCGCGCGGTTTCGCCGAAATGACCCGCTTCGGCCTCGCCCGCGGCGCCCGGGCGGAAACGCTTGCGGGCCTGTCGGGGCTCGGCGATTTGGTGCTCACCTGCTCCTCGACCAGCAGCCGCAATTTCTCGCTCGGCAAGGGGCTCGGCCAAGGCCGCCCGGCGGCCGAGTTGATGGCCGACCGCCGCACCGTCGCCGAAGGCGCATTCACCGCGCCGGTCCTGCGCCGCTTGTCCGAACAGGAAGGTGTCGACATGCCGATCGTCGCGGCGGTGGACGATCTGCTGTCAGGCCGTGCCAGCGTCGATGCGGTGCTGGAGCGGCTGCTCGCTCGTCCCCTACGCCTCGAAAGGCATTAG
- the polA gene encoding DNA polymerase I has translation MPDAQPHLYLVDGSSYIFRAYHRLPPLTNRHGMNVGAVYGYTAMLWKLAESLSKADGPTHMAVILDKGSSSFRNEMYDQYKAHRPPAPEDLVPQMPLIRVATRAFSIPCIEQAGLEADDIIACYTAAAREAGWKVTIVSSDKDLMQLIEDDGSVDMLDTMNDRHIDRAYVVDKFGVPPQLLGDVLALMGDSVDNVPGVPGIGPKTASQLIQEHGSLEAVLAAADGIKKPKLRQNLLEHADNARLSRELVRLVCEMNLPEPLEALELKNIPEEPLREFLVDQGFKTLLNRMVGQGSRPSNGERPAPAAPLPMGPGEAEAISVDRSAYLTISDAAILEEWLAEARTQGRVAIDLQGDGGHGLAEGLAGVSLALAPGRAAYVPLGHGGGDLLSEGPAQLKLADGLKLLKPLLEDEAVLKIAHNLKDQQRLLADHDIAVAAGEDVMLASFALDSGRFGHGLDEMVKRHFEHACLPLKAVCGTGQKTIRFGDAPIAAATEYAAENADMVWRLWHRIEHRLASEKATRVYRMVDLPLVPVVGQMEREGIKVDRAYLAELSETFATETARLEEVIYEVAGGPFTIGSPQQLGQVLYDRLGLKGGRKGKSGAYSTDQAELERLEAEGVEVARRVLEWRQLTKLRVTYTDALQAQIDPKSGRVHTRYALAAAQTGRLSSNDPNLQNIPIRTEIGARIRNAFIAEEGHSLLSADYGQIELRLAAHFADVPELKEAFARGDDIHTITASQVFGDTSKESRNKAKTINFAILYGISAFGLAGRMGIGRDEAKDMIDRYFEQFPGIKNYISTTLQQVRECGFSTTLFGRKTHFPNIRSSIMNLRQGAERAAINAPIQGTSADIIKRAMVKMPDALAAAGLSGTRMLLSVHDELVFEVPHGDEERAAQVIRDVMASAAEPVVQLDVPLSVEVGWGANWGVAH, from the coding sequence ATGCCTGACGCCCAGCCTCACCTCTATCTCGTCGACGGATCGAGCTACATCTTCCGCGCCTATCACCGGCTGCCGCCGCTGACCAACCGGCACGGCATGAATGTCGGCGCGGTCTATGGCTATACCGCAATGCTGTGGAAGCTCGCCGAGAGCCTGTCCAAGGCCGACGGCCCGACCCACATGGCGGTGATCCTCGACAAGGGGTCGAGCTCGTTCCGCAACGAGATGTACGACCAGTACAAGGCGCATCGGCCGCCCGCGCCCGAGGACTTGGTCCCGCAAATGCCGCTGATCCGCGTCGCGACGCGGGCGTTTTCCATCCCCTGCATCGAGCAGGCCGGGCTGGAAGCCGACGACATCATCGCCTGTTACACCGCCGCCGCGCGCGAGGCGGGGTGGAAGGTGACGATCGTCAGTTCCGACAAGGATCTGATGCAACTGATCGAGGACGACGGCTCGGTCGACATGCTCGACACGATGAACGACCGTCATATCGACCGTGCCTATGTCGTCGACAAGTTCGGCGTGCCGCCTCAACTGCTGGGCGATGTGCTGGCGCTGATGGGGGACAGCGTCGACAACGTGCCGGGTGTGCCGGGCATCGGTCCCAAGACTGCCAGCCAGCTGATCCAGGAGCATGGCAGCCTCGAAGCGGTGCTGGCTGCTGCCGACGGGATCAAGAAGCCCAAGCTGCGTCAGAACCTCCTCGAGCATGCCGACAATGCGCGGCTGAGCCGTGAGCTGGTGCGGCTGGTGTGCGAGATGAATCTGCCCGAGCCGCTGGAGGCGCTCGAGCTCAAGAACATTCCAGAAGAGCCGCTGCGCGAGTTTCTGGTCGACCAGGGGTTCAAGACCTTGCTCAACCGGATGGTCGGCCAAGGGTCGCGGCCATCGAACGGCGAACGGCCGGCGCCGGCGGCTCCGCTGCCGATGGGGCCGGGGGAAGCCGAAGCGATCAGCGTCGATCGGTCGGCCTATCTTACCATTTCCGACGCCGCCATACTGGAGGAGTGGCTCGCCGAAGCGCGAACGCAGGGCCGGGTCGCCATCGATCTGCAAGGCGACGGTGGGCACGGTTTGGCCGAGGGCCTGGCCGGGGTGAGCCTTGCGCTGGCACCGGGCCGCGCGGCCTATGTCCCGCTCGGGCATGGCGGCGGGGATCTGCTGAGCGAGGGGCCTGCGCAGCTCAAGTTGGCCGACGGCCTCAAGCTGCTGAAGCCGCTGCTGGAGGACGAGGCGGTCCTCAAGATTGCCCATAACCTCAAGGACCAGCAGCGCTTGCTTGCCGACCACGACATCGCGGTTGCCGCCGGCGAGGACGTGATGCTGGCGAGCTTCGCGCTCGACAGCGGGCGCTTCGGGCATGGTCTCGATGAGATGGTGAAGCGCCACTTCGAGCATGCCTGCTTGCCGCTGAAAGCGGTGTGCGGGACTGGGCAGAAGACCATCCGCTTCGGCGATGCGCCGATCGCGGCGGCGACCGAATATGCCGCCGAGAATGCCGACATGGTGTGGCGGCTGTGGCACCGGATCGAGCATCGGCTCGCGTCGGAAAAGGCGACGCGGGTCTACCGCATGGTCGATCTGCCGCTGGTCCCGGTGGTCGGGCAGATGGAGCGCGAGGGGATCAAGGTCGACCGCGCTTATCTCGCCGAACTGTCCGAAACCTTCGCGACCGAGACCGCGCGGCTGGAGGAGGTCATCTACGAGGTGGCAGGTGGCCCCTTCACCATCGGTTCGCCCCAGCAATTGGGCCAGGTGCTTTACGACCGGCTTGGCCTCAAAGGCGGGCGCAAGGGCAAGTCGGGGGCCTATTCGACCGACCAGGCGGAGCTCGAGCGGCTCGAGGCCGAGGGCGTCGAGGTCGCGCGCCGGGTGCTCGAATGGCGACAATTGACCAAGCTGCGCGTCACTTACACCGACGCGTTGCAGGCGCAGATCGATCCCAAGAGCGGGCGAGTGCACACCCGCTATGCGCTGGCGGCGGCGCAGACCGGGCGGTTGTCGTCAAACGACCCCAATCTGCAGAATATCCCGATACGGACCGAGATCGGCGCGCGCATCCGCAACGCCTTCATCGCCGAGGAGGGTCACAGCTTGCTCAGCGCCGATTACGGCCAGATCGAACTTCGCCTTGCCGCGCATTTCGCCGACGTGCCCGAGTTGAAGGAAGCCTTCGCGCGCGGCGACGACATCCACACCATCACCGCCAGCCAAGTGTTCGGAGACACGTCCAAGGAAAGCCGCAACAAGGCCAAGACGATCAACTTTGCGATTCTTTACGGCATCTCCGCCTTCGGCCTCGCCGGGCGGATGGGGATTGGCCGCGACGAAGCCAAGGACATGATCGACCGCTATTTCGAGCAATTCCCCGGCATCAAAAACTACATCTCGACCACGCTTCAGCAGGTCCGCGAATGCGGATTCAGCACGACCCTGTTCGGGCGCAAGACACATTTTCCCAACATCCGGTCGAGCATCATGAACCTGCGCCAAGGCGCCGAGCGGGCCGCGATCAATGCCCCGATCCAGGGCACCAGCGCCGACATCATCAAGCGCGCGATGGTGAAGATGCCGGACGCGCTCGCGGCAGCGGGTCTCAGCGGCACGCGGATGCTGCTGTCGGTGCACGACGAACTGGTGTTCGAAGTGCCGCACGGCGACGAAGAGCGCGCCGCGCAGGTGATCCGTGACGTCATGGCGTCGGCGGCCGAGCCGGTGGTGCAGCTTGACGTGCCACTGAGCGTCGAGGTGGGCTGGGGCGCCAACTGGGGCGTCGCGCATTGA
- the rpe gene encoding ribulose-phosphate 3-epimerase, with translation MAQPIIAPSILSADFARLGEEVRAIDAAGADWIHIDVMDGHFVPNLTIGPMVVKALRPHSAKPFDVHLMISPVDPLLDAFAEAGADIITVHPEAGPHLHRTLQRIRSLGKKTGVSLNPATPAKMLDYVLDEIDLVLVMSVNPGFGGQKFIASQLRKIEALAKRIAKEGLDVTLEVDGGVDATIARQCVDAGATALVAGTAAFRGGPDHYAANIAALKAAP, from the coding sequence ATGGCCCAGCCGATCATCGCGCCCTCGATCCTTTCTGCCGACTTCGCCCGGCTCGGCGAAGAGGTCCGCGCGATCGATGCGGCAGGCGCCGACTGGATCCACATTGACGTCATGGACGGGCATTTCGTGCCCAACCTCACCATCGGGCCGATGGTGGTGAAAGCGCTCCGCCCACACAGCGCCAAGCCGTTCGACGTCCACCTGATGATCAGTCCGGTCGATCCGTTGCTCGACGCCTTCGCCGAAGCGGGCGCGGACATCATCACCGTCCATCCCGAAGCCGGCCCGCACCTCCACCGCACGCTTCAGCGGATCCGCAGCCTCGGCAAGAAAACCGGCGTGTCGCTCAATCCCGCGACCCCGGCCAAGATGCTCGACTACGTGCTGGACGAAATCGACCTCGTGCTGGTGATGAGCGTCAATCCGGGGTTCGGTGGGCAGAAATTCATTGCCTCGCAGCTGCGCAAAATCGAAGCGCTGGCCAAGCGCATCGCGAAGGAAGGGCTCGACGTCACGCTCGAGGTCGATGGCGGTGTCGATGCGACCATCGCCCGCCAGTGCGTCGATGCAGGCGCGACCGCCCTGGTCGCCGGCACCGCGGCCTTCCGCGGCGGACCCGACCACTACGCCGCCAACATCGCCGCGCTGAAAGCCGCGCCGTGA
- a CDS encoding DUF1674 domain-containing protein — protein MPRPKNLKPPAYLSKSPPVPEPEPAEPAPPPAGDKPRLDPTRYGDWEKKGIAWDF, from the coding sequence ATGCCGCGCCCGAAAAATCTCAAGCCACCCGCTTATCTCAGCAAGTCGCCCCCGGTGCCCGAGCCAGAACCCGCCGAGCCCGCGCCGCCGCCCGCCGGCGACAAGCCGCGGCTCGATCCCACGCGCTACGGCGATTGGGAGAAGAAGGGAATCGCGTGGGATTTCTAA
- the purH gene encoding bifunctional phosphoribosylaminoimidazolecarboxamide formyltransferase/IMP cyclohydrolase: MTDLVPVRRALLSLSDKSGLDTLAAGLAAHGVELVSTGGTAAKLRELGHSVRDVSELTGFPEMMDGRVKTLHPTVHGGLLAVRDDAAHAAAATDHGIGYIDLVVINLYPFEKTVAGGADRDTIIENIDIGGPSMVRSAAKNHRYVACLTDAADYPALLADMEANGGGTSWDLRKRLAAAAFARTAAYDSAIASWFAFADQGQQLPATLPLAMTKASDLRYGENPHQSAALYVPQTGGAAGVGGARQVQGKELSYNNLNDADAALELLSEFRDGEPACVIVKHANPCGVAEGATVAQAYEAAFRCDSVSAFGGIVAVNRPLDGATARAITDIFTEVVIAPDADEDALAVFAGKKNLRLLLTGTLPDPRRPGLTLKSITGGLLVQSRDNGVILPSELKVVTRRQPTAREVSDCRFAWTVAKHVKSNAIVYAKDGVTAGIGAGQMNRRDSARIAAAKAREAAETFGWDQPRTLGSAVASDAFFPFADGLLAAVEAGATAVIQPGGSIRDDEVIAAADEAGLAMLFTGMRHFRH; the protein is encoded by the coding sequence ATGACCGACCTCGTTCCCGTTCGCCGCGCGCTCCTGTCCCTGTCCGACAAGAGCGGGCTCGACACCCTCGCCGCGGGGCTTGCCGCCCACGGGGTCGAACTGGTTTCGACCGGCGGCACCGCGGCGAAACTGCGCGAGCTTGGTCACAGCGTGCGCGACGTCAGCGAGCTGACCGGCTTTCCCGAAATGATGGACGGGCGGGTCAAGACGCTTCACCCCACGGTCCATGGCGGCCTGCTGGCGGTGCGCGACGATGCGGCCCACGCCGCCGCCGCAACCGATCACGGCATCGGCTATATCGATCTCGTCGTGATCAACCTCTACCCGTTCGAGAAGACGGTGGCGGGCGGTGCTGATCGCGACACGATCATCGAGAATATCGACATCGGCGGCCCGTCGATGGTCCGCTCCGCCGCCAAGAATCACCGCTACGTCGCCTGCCTAACCGACGCGGCGGACTATCCCGCGCTGCTCGCCGACATGGAGGCCAATGGCGGCGGGACGTCATGGGACTTGCGCAAGCGCCTCGCCGCCGCCGCCTTTGCCCGCACCGCCGCTTACGACAGCGCGATCGCAAGCTGGTTCGCCTTCGCCGATCAGGGCCAGCAGCTTCCCGCCACCCTGCCGCTGGCGATGACCAAGGCGAGCGATCTGCGCTACGGCGAGAACCCGCATCAGTCGGCCGCGCTCTACGTGCCCCAGACCGGCGGCGCGGCAGGCGTCGGCGGTGCGCGGCAGGTGCAGGGCAAGGAGCTCAGCTACAACAATCTGAACGACGCCGACGCCGCGCTCGAGCTGCTGTCCGAATTCCGCGACGGCGAGCCCGCCTGCGTCATCGTCAAGCACGCCAATCCGTGCGGCGTCGCCGAAGGCGCGACCGTCGCGCAAGCCTATGAAGCCGCCTTCCGCTGCGACAGCGTGTCCGCTTTCGGCGGGATTGTCGCGGTCAATCGCCCTCTCGACGGCGCAACGGCGCGGGCGATCACCGACATCTTCACCGAGGTGGTGATCGCGCCCGATGCCGACGAGGACGCGCTGGCGGTCTTCGCGGGCAAGAAGAATTTGCGCCTGCTGCTGACCGGCACCTTGCCCGACCCCCGCCGCCCCGGCCTTACGCTCAAGAGCATCACCGGCGGCCTGCTGGTCCAGTCGCGCGACAATGGCGTGATCCTGCCCTCGGAGCTCAAGGTCGTCACCAGGCGCCAGCCGACGGCGCGCGAGGTTTCCGATTGCCGCTTCGCCTGGACGGTCGCCAAGCACGTCAAATCGAACGCCATCGTCTATGCCAAGGACGGCGTCACCGCAGGCATCGGCGCGGGCCAGATGAACCGCCGCGATTCGGCGCGGATCGCCGCCGCCAAGGCGCGCGAGGCGGCCGAGACCTTTGGCTGGGACCAGCCGCGCACGCTCGGCTCCGCGGTCGCCAGCGACGCGTTCTTCCCCTTCGCCGACGGGCTGCTGGCCGCGGTCGAGGCGGGCGCAACGGCGGTGATCCAGCCCGGCGGCTCGATCCGCGACGATGAGGTGATCGCGGCGGCGGACGAGGCGGGACTGGCGATGCTGTTCACCGGGATGCGCCACTTCCGACACTGA
- a CDS encoding heparinase II/III family protein: protein MSKGGGGLSRLATLPLLQRLASRGKPPLRLIGVARDHVTGSKARGEQLLAGRFVSGGEVVELQDLNWSQIDPATPVGAELHGFGWLRDLAAAATREKGAPLAEDLAGRWLLAHGAKVDAAWTPALWGERLLFWLAYAPYLLSRRDAEYRSALLNTAARASRHLAGTADEAAPGLPRITAWAGLTAACLLLSSGTARLAKAESGLSRALASAQYEDGGLMSRSPAEQAALVDRLGLLRAAYAAARHEFPQGFEDAGAAALAALHGVIMGDGSLGAWQGGNEGSRAALAALIEGCGFRARPLRNPRGWGYHRLSALGTILVIDAAPPPARKLTRSGSASTLALELSDGQQKLVVNCGGPGPHSAGLPEGLAAALRTTAAHSTLTLADTNSTAIQPDGSLGRGVEEVPVTRSEDNDASRIEASHDGYVRGFGLVHDRALSLGNDGKEIRGLDRLVSRGRKKIREDVPFALRFHLAPGVEAVPTADGLGALIRSPGAPPWNFRCRGAQLGLEESVIVDSAGTLRSTLQLVLVGEVSHLGAEIGWQFRRSS from the coding sequence GTGAGCAAGGGCGGGGGCGGTCTTTCCCGGCTCGCGACCCTGCCGCTTTTGCAGCGGCTGGCCTCGCGCGGAAAGCCGCCCCTGCGCCTGATCGGCGTCGCCCGCGATCATGTCACCGGGTCCAAGGCCCGCGGCGAACAATTGCTGGCCGGCCGCTTCGTCAGCGGCGGCGAAGTGGTCGAGCTTCAGGATCTCAACTGGAGCCAAATCGACCCCGCCACCCCGGTCGGCGCCGAACTGCACGGCTTTGGCTGGCTGCGCGATCTCGCCGCGGCCGCCACCCGCGAAAAAGGCGCGCCGCTGGCCGAGGATCTCGCCGGGCGCTGGCTGCTCGCCCACGGCGCCAAGGTCGATGCGGCGTGGACCCCGGCACTGTGGGGCGAGCGGCTGCTGTTCTGGCTGGCCTATGCGCCCTACCTTCTGTCGCGGCGCGATGCGGAGTATCGCTCGGCCCTCCTCAACACCGCCGCCCGCGCCTCCCGCCACCTCGCGGGCACGGCCGACGAAGCGGCGCCCGGCCTGCCGCGCATCACCGCCTGGGCGGGGCTGACCGCCGCCTGCCTGTTGCTTTCCTCCGGCACCGCGCGGCTGGCGAAAGCCGAATCCGGCCTGTCGCGAGCGCTCGCCAGCGCGCAATATGAGGACGGCGGACTGATGAGTCGCTCGCCCGCCGAACAAGCTGCCTTGGTCGATCGCCTCGGCTTGCTCCGCGCCGCCTATGCCGCTGCCCGCCACGAATTTCCGCAAGGGTTCGAAGATGCGGGCGCCGCGGCGCTGGCGGCGCTTCATGGCGTCATCATGGGCGACGGCTCGCTCGGCGCCTGGCAGGGCGGCAACGAAGGCAGCCGCGCCGCGCTCGCCGCCCTGATCGAAGGCTGCGGCTTTCGCGCCCGGCCCCTGCGCAATCCACGTGGCTGGGGTTATCATCGCCTGAGCGCGCTCGGCACTATCCTTGTCATCGACGCCGCTCCGCCGCCCGCCCGCAAGCTGACGCGCAGCGGGTCGGCCTCGACCCTCGCGCTGGAGCTGAGCGACGGGCAGCAGAAATTGGTCGTCAATTGCGGCGGCCCCGGCCCGCATAGCGCCGGCCTCCCCGAAGGCCTCGCCGCGGCGCTGCGTACCACCGCCGCCCACTCCACGCTGACGCTCGCCGATACCAACAGCACCGCGATCCAGCCCGACGGATCGCTCGGCCGCGGGGTCGAGGAAGTGCCGGTGACCCGCTCCGAAGACAATGACGCCAGCCGGATCGAAGCCAGCCACGACGGCTATGTCCGCGGCTTCGGGCTGGTCCACGACCGCGCCCTCAGCCTCGGCAACGACGGCAAGGAGATTCGCGGGCTCGACCGGTTGGTCTCTCGCGGGCGCAAGAAGATCCGCGAGGACGTGCCCTTCGCCCTTCGCTTCCACCTCGCGCCCGGGGTCGAAGCGGTGCCGACCGCCGACGGACTCGGCGCCTTGATCCGCTCGCCCGGTGCCCCGCCCTGGAACTTCCGCTGCCGCGGGGCGCAGCTCGGGCTCGAGGAAAGCGTGATCGTCGACAGCGCGGGCACACTCCGCTCCACCCTCCAGCTGGTGCTGGTCGGCGAGGTGTCGCACCTCGGCGCCGAGATCGGCTGGCAATTCCGCCGCTCCAGCTAG